The proteins below come from a single Brevundimonas sp. LM2 genomic window:
- a CDS encoding tipN: protein MKSRQRPPLVLTDPEATFPAEATAPDDIGIPDETPAATPAPSRERPVSERRRRRLLEQERQHDAVATVEPEVPPAAAAPAPRPEPRPEPPTVAPFAVSADAPPARYSGPELPAPSTLSTTRAPQTGAPYAIAGVASALWIGGVAAWAAYEIGAGDVLADPLRLAIYTLIALAPAGLALMLAHAIRQGNGLALETRRARQLAEALVAPTALAAQQAGDVLSALRNDIDQAALAAERARNDMALLREALSLETNRLNEAAENAGRTARRLTEQLGREREEMATLGGRLDGQASGVLDAVERQSRLIVDASDLAQTQLREAETALAARAADLAAAANEAQDAARLAADDLARQTLRLENAGTGVAEQILSVEQGLGQQRAALVTAAYALRTDQEDFSAQVESQRAQLTEQLSAARAAAGDLGQTSTRASEGLRDLVESATDQFRALVDLSQREADGFDAATKLSLDRFEALAAEARDTLLEETRRALAMLKATAEESRAAADEAAGQAQIRADRLGEALFDAAQKADQAADARVDGARRIVQETSGLVDQAGQRAIEKLESTLSRMTQALGEVDAAIGDLDERASRLPEEARARAEAVRVTVEEGLAALAAASRKAAADTEALDAGFQDRVRRNYDMLTEAVRLMGVVSGDPQPMRRREPSLETLATNAEDRPRRVEAEPEPERDRGFGLRGRLRLSPAGGEPPARPTAPAQDKLDWNDLVDDRPGEAPMTLDTPVMPADDDALADRITAAIRRMGVDPNALLPRSRVEEAATAFAERDPDRARQIVRRVAPAAVRSVSRRVMSDADLRADAERYVRGFAIRLGELGRKGDGPAVLATLATDGGRAFMLLDAAVGDLA, encoded by the coding sequence ATGAAGTCCCGCCAACGGCCGCCGCTTGTTCTGACCGATCCCGAAGCGACCTTCCCGGCCGAGGCCACGGCTCCGGACGACATCGGGATCCCGGACGAGACCCCGGCGGCCACGCCCGCCCCGTCGCGCGAACGGCCGGTTTCGGAGCGCCGTCGTCGCCGGTTGCTGGAACAGGAACGTCAGCACGATGCCGTGGCAACAGTCGAGCCGGAGGTTCCCCCCGCCGCGGCGGCGCCCGCCCCCCGCCCGGAGCCCAGGCCCGAACCCCCGACGGTGGCCCCTTTCGCGGTCAGCGCCGACGCCCCCCCTGCCCGCTATTCGGGGCCGGAGCTGCCGGCACCATCGACCCTATCGACGACCCGCGCGCCCCAGACCGGCGCGCCCTATGCGATCGCCGGTGTCGCCTCAGCCCTCTGGATCGGCGGCGTCGCGGCCTGGGCGGCCTATGAGATCGGGGCCGGCGACGTGCTGGCCGACCCGCTGCGCCTGGCCATCTACACCCTGATCGCCCTGGCCCCGGCCGGTCTGGCGCTGATGCTGGCCCATGCGATTCGACAGGGCAACGGCCTGGCGCTGGAGACCCGCCGCGCGCGCCAGCTGGCCGAGGCCCTGGTGGCCCCGACCGCCTTGGCTGCCCAGCAGGCCGGCGATGTTCTGTCCGCCCTGCGCAACGACATCGACCAGGCCGCCCTCGCCGCCGAGCGGGCCCGCAATGACATGGCCCTGTTGCGCGAGGCTCTGTCTCTCGAGACCAATCGGCTGAACGAGGCCGCCGAGAACGCCGGGCGGACGGCGCGCCGTCTCACGGAGCAGCTGGGGCGCGAGCGCGAGGAAATGGCCACCCTGGGCGGACGCCTGGATGGCCAGGCGTCCGGCGTGCTGGACGCCGTCGAGCGCCAGTCCCGGCTGATCGTCGATGCCTCCGACCTGGCGCAGACCCAGCTACGCGAGGCCGAGACCGCGCTCGCCGCCCGGGCCGCCGATCTGGCCGCCGCCGCCAATGAGGCCCAGGACGCCGCCCGCCTGGCCGCCGACGACCTGGCGCGTCAAACGCTGCGGCTGGAGAACGCCGGAACCGGCGTGGCGGAACAGATCCTGTCGGTCGAACAGGGTCTGGGCCAGCAGCGCGCCGCCCTGGTCACCGCCGCCTATGCGCTGCGCACCGATCAGGAGGATTTTTCGGCGCAGGTCGAGAGTCAGCGCGCCCAGCTGACCGAGCAGCTGTCCGCCGCCCGCGCCGCCGCCGGGGATCTGGGGCAGACGTCCACCCGGGCGTCCGAAGGCCTGCGCGACCTGGTCGAATCGGCGACCGATCAATTCCGGGCCCTGGTCGACCTCTCGCAACGCGAGGCCGATGGCTTCGATGCGGCCACCAAGCTGTCGCTCGACCGGTTCGAAGCGCTCGCGGCCGAGGCGCGCGACACCCTGCTCGAGGAGACCCGTCGGGCCCTGGCCATGCTGAAGGCGACCGCGGAAGAAAGCCGCGCCGCCGCCGACGAAGCCGCTGGACAGGCGCAGATCCGCGCCGATCGTCTGGGGGAAGCCCTGTTCGACGCAGCCCAGAAGGCCGATCAGGCCGCGGACGCCCGTGTGGACGGAGCCCGTCGCATCGTCCAGGAGACGAGCGGACTGGTGGACCAGGCCGGGCAGCGCGCCATCGAAAAACTGGAGTCCACGCTGTCGCGCATGACCCAGGCCCTGGGGGAGGTCGATGCCGCCATCGGCGACCTGGACGAGCGGGCGTCCCGTCTGCCCGAGGAGGCCCGCGCAAGGGCCGAGGCGGTCCGCGTGACGGTCGAAGAGGGCCTCGCCGCCCTCGCCGCCGCCTCGCGCAAGGCGGCCGCCGACACCGAAGCTTTGGACGCCGGCTTCCAGGACCGCGTCCGACGCAACTACGACATGCTGACCGAGGCCGTGCGGCTGATGGGCGTCGTCTCGGGCGACCCCCAGCCGATGCGGCGGCGCGAGCCGTCGTTGGAAACGCTGGCCACGAATGCCGAGGATCGGCCCCGGCGGGTTGAGGCCGAACCTGAGCCTGAGCGGGATCGCGGTTTCGGGCTCCGGGGGCGGCTGCGCCTTTCACCCGCAGGCGGCGAGCCCCCGGCGCGACCCACGGCCCCCGCGCAGGACAAGCTGGACTGGAACGACCTGGTGGACGACCGGCCGGGTGAGGCCCCGATGACGCTTGACACCCCCGTCATGCCCGCCGACGACGACGCGCTGGCCGACCGGATTACCGCCGCGATCCGCCGGATGGGCGTCGATCCGAACGCACTGCTGCCTCGTTCCCGGGTCGAGGAGGCCGCCACCGCCTTCGCCGAACGCGATCCCGACCGCGCCCGCCAGATCGTGCGTCGAGTGGCCCCCGCCGCCGTCCGCAGCGTATCGCGCCGGGTCATGAGCGATGCCGATCTGCGGGCCGATGCGGAGCGCTACGTTCGGGGCTTCGCGATACGCCTGGGCGAACTGGGTCGCAAAGGCGATGGCCCGGCCGTGCTGGCCACCCTGGCCACCGATGGCGGCCGCGCCTTCATGCTTCTGGATGCCGCGGTCGGCGACCTCGCCTGA
- the pip gene encoding prolyl aminopeptidase, giving the protein MSFPVNETPRRELYPELEPYASGWMQTDTAHEIYFEECGNPQGSPVLVLHGGPGGAINAGMRRYFDPAIYRIVLFDQRGCGRSRPNASLDDNTTWTLIEDIERLRERCGIDTWTVFGGSWGSTLSLAYAITHPERVKALVLRGIFLLTKKELHWFYQDGASMIFPDAWERFVAPIPEAERHDLMGAYYKRLTGDDRAEQERCAIAWSSWEGETVSVEGPAARPDKFAEADFALAFARIECWYFVNGGFFPEEHWLINNIGRIRHIPTWIAQGRFDVVTPIASAWALHRAFPEARLDIVPDAGHASSEPGIVDSLIRGTDWAATL; this is encoded by the coding sequence ATGTCCTTTCCCGTGAACGAAACGCCCCGACGCGAGCTCTATCCCGAGCTTGAGCCCTATGCCTCGGGCTGGATGCAGACGGACACGGCGCACGAAATCTATTTCGAGGAATGCGGCAATCCCCAGGGCAGTCCGGTGCTGGTGCTTCATGGCGGTCCAGGCGGCGCGATCAATGCCGGAATGCGGCGCTATTTCGATCCGGCCATCTACCGCATCGTGCTGTTCGACCAGCGCGGTTGCGGCAGATCCAGACCCAATGCCTCGCTGGACGACAACACCACCTGGACTCTGATCGAGGACATCGAACGGCTGCGCGAGCGCTGCGGCATCGACACCTGGACGGTGTTCGGTGGGTCCTGGGGGTCGACCCTGTCCCTGGCCTACGCCATCACCCATCCCGAGCGGGTCAAGGCCCTGGTCCTGCGCGGGATCTTCCTGCTGACCAAGAAGGAACTGCACTGGTTCTATCAGGACGGGGCCTCGATGATCTTCCCCGACGCCTGGGAACGGTTCGTCGCCCCGATTCCCGAGGCGGAGCGCCACGATCTGATGGGCGCCTACTACAAGCGGCTGACCGGGGACGACCGCGCCGAGCAGGAACGCTGCGCCATCGCCTGGTCCAGCTGGGAAGGCGAGACGGTCAGTGTCGAGGGCCCCGCGGCCCGGCCGGACAAGTTCGCCGAGGCCGACTTCGCCCTCGCCTTCGCGCGCATCGAATGCTGGTATTTCGTGAATGGCGGCTTCTTCCCCGAGGAGCACTGGCTGATCAACAACATCGGCCGCATCCGCCACATCCCGACCTGGATCGCCCAGGGACGGTTCGACGTCGTCACCCCGATCGCCAGCGCCTGGGCCCTGCATCGCGCCTTCCCCGAAGCCCGGCTGGACATCGTCCCTGACGCTGGTCACGCCTCGTCGGAGCCCGGCATCGTCGACAGCCTGATTCGCGGCACCGACTGGGCGGCGACGCTCTAG
- a CDS encoding DUF423 domain-containing protein yields MTRPIADADETVGYGLPMTWNRHLAAFAALNGAMAVAVGAFAAHGAGPQIKTLLQTGASYQMAHAVLGVACAAFAPRIALAGLAGWLAAVGGLIFCLALAFIGLLSLPAFGRVAPVGGVLMIAGWIVLAVAALRPPASTV; encoded by the coding sequence ATGACCCGTCCGATAGCAGACGCGGACGAAACCGTGGGCTACGGTCTGCCGATGACATGGAATCGTCACCTCGCGGCCTTCGCTGCACTGAACGGCGCGATGGCGGTGGCGGTCGGCGCCTTCGCCGCGCACGGGGCGGGGCCCCAGATCAAGACCCTGCTGCAGACCGGGGCCTCCTATCAGATGGCGCATGCCGTGCTGGGGGTCGCCTGCGCCGCCTTTGCCCCGCGCATCGCCCTGGCAGGCCTGGCCGGGTGGCTGGCCGCTGTCGGCGGTCTGATCTTCTGCCTGGCGCTGGCCTTCATCGGGCTGTTGAGCCTGCCGGCCTTCGGTCGCGTCGCGCCGGTCGGCGGCGTGCTGATGATCGCGGGCTGGATCGTCCTGGCCGTCGCCGCCCTGCGCCCCCCTGCCTCAACCGTCTGA
- the rodA gene encoding rod shape-determining protein RodA, giving the protein MTSSALTRPGERDRLSVKIGELDWRLVGLLCLLAFVGTAMLYSVAGGHWRPWAINHVIRFGALLVVMLGLAMLHPKWWFRAAYPLYGILLLLVLMIEFTPLGYVAGGAKNWLNLGFMRIQPAEFMKLGLVLALARWYHSHTAQEARWSWKLLIPTAMIGVPFLLVAKQPDLGSAMVIGLTGAAVMFFAGLSWRVIAACGAAVVAIIPPFVMFVMHDYQRNRVLTFLSPESDPSGTGYNIIQSKIALGSGGLLGKGYGLGSQSQLEFLPERQTDFIFSTVAEEFGFLGSFAVLACYIAVILIALRIASLAHSHFGRLASAGMVAFFAVFVLVNGAMVMGLAPVVGVPMPLLSYGGSSMMTVMFGFGLILSTRVHRYAELPKGYGLI; this is encoded by the coding sequence ATGACGTCCTCGGCCCTGACCCGTCCCGGCGAACGCGATCGCCTGTCCGTCAAGATCGGCGAGCTGGACTGGCGTCTGGTGGGCTTGCTGTGCCTGCTGGCCTTCGTCGGCACCGCCATGCTGTATTCGGTCGCGGGCGGTCACTGGCGGCCCTGGGCGATCAACCATGTGATCCGGTTCGGGGCCCTGCTGGTGGTCATGCTGGGCCTCGCCATGCTGCATCCGAAATGGTGGTTCCGGGCGGCCTATCCGCTGTACGGTATCCTCCTCCTGCTGGTGCTGATGATCGAGTTCACCCCGCTCGGCTATGTCGCGGGCGGCGCGAAGAACTGGCTGAACCTGGGCTTCATGCGGATCCAGCCGGCGGAGTTCATGAAGCTGGGTCTCGTCCTGGCCCTGGCGCGCTGGTACCACAGCCATACCGCCCAGGAAGCGCGGTGGTCGTGGAAGCTGCTGATCCCGACGGCGATGATCGGGGTTCCCTTCCTGCTGGTGGCCAAACAGCCCGACCTGGGTTCCGCCATGGTCATCGGCCTGACCGGGGCGGCGGTCATGTTCTTCGCCGGCCTGAGCTGGCGCGTCATCGCCGCCTGCGGTGCCGCGGTCGTGGCCATTATCCCGCCGTTCGTCATGTTCGTCATGCACGACTACCAGCGCAACCGCGTCCTGACCTTCCTCAGCCCCGAGTCCGACCCGTCCGGCACCGGCTACAACATCATCCAGTCCAAGATCGCCCTGGGATCCGGCGGGCTGCTCGGCAAGGGCTATGGCCTGGGCAGCCAGAGCCAGCTGGAATTCCTGCCCGAACGCCAGACGGATTTCATCTTCTCGACCGTCGCCGAGGAGTTCGGCTTTCTCGGCTCCTTCGCCGTTCTGGCCTGCTATATCGCGGTCATTCTGATCGCCCTCCGCATCGCGTCCTTGGCCCACAGCCATTTCGGCCGCCTCGCGTCGGCGGGCATGGTCGCCTTCTTCGCCGTGTTCGTCCTGGTCAACGGCGCGATGGTCATGGGACTCGCGCCTGTGGTCGGGGTGCCGATGCCGCTGCTGTCATATGGCGGGTCGTCGATGATGACCGTGATGTTCGGCTTCGGCCTGATCCTGTCGACCCGGGTCCACCGCTATGCCGAACTGCCCAAGGGCTATGGGCTGATCTGA
- a CDS encoding MFS transporter: protein MIPSRRMALQYVLLFGANGVSLPFAGLWFRAQGFSGAEIGALLAAPMLARVVTGPVLAVWADGFRERRTPIALLGAMAALAYLGAGLTQGVFIQGGLWFLGATAMAAMIPLTDVLNLTAAQRHRFAFASPRGWGSAAFVAANVLMGAILARAAVDWVIVWIVAAGALIAVTAAGLLPPEPVSDAGPSRKRDRYAGIAKLAADPGFMTAIVAIGAVQATHGFYYGFSAIAWKAQGISETMTGLLWAMSVVVEIGFMWVIEPWRRARGIGPWALLMVGGVAAVVRWSLLAVTPPLWALWPLQGLHALTFAATYLGGVEIVERLAPAGQHTAAQTLNSVMASGVLIGLATLSAGPLYDRFGTLGYLSMTGLALVGLIAGWRLKGVLAVS from the coding sequence ATGATTCCCTCTCGCCGCATGGCGCTGCAGTATGTGTTGCTCTTCGGTGCCAATGGCGTGAGCCTGCCGTTCGCCGGCCTGTGGTTCCGGGCCCAGGGCTTCAGCGGGGCCGAGATCGGGGCCCTGCTGGCCGCGCCCATGCTGGCGCGGGTGGTGACAGGCCCGGTGCTGGCGGTCTGGGCCGATGGGTTCCGAGAGCGACGAACGCCGATCGCCCTCCTGGGGGCCATGGCCGCGCTCGCCTATCTGGGGGCCGGGCTGACGCAGGGCGTGTTCATCCAGGGGGGGCTCTGGTTTCTCGGGGCCACCGCGATGGCGGCGATGATCCCGCTGACCGACGTTCTGAACCTGACGGCCGCCCAGCGACACCGCTTCGCCTTCGCCAGCCCGCGGGGCTGGGGGTCGGCCGCCTTCGTCGCGGCGAACGTGCTGATGGGCGCGATTCTGGCGCGGGCGGCGGTGGACTGGGTCATCGTCTGGATCGTCGCCGCCGGGGCGCTGATCGCCGTGACGGCGGCCGGCCTGCTGCCACCCGAGCCGGTTTCGGATGCGGGCCCCAGCCGCAAACGCGATCGCTATGCGGGGATCGCCAAGCTGGCGGCCGACCCGGGCTTCATGACGGCCATCGTGGCCATCGGCGCGGTTCAGGCCACCCATGGCTTCTACTATGGATTTTCGGCCATCGCCTGGAAGGCCCAGGGGATCAGCGAGACCATGACCGGCCTGCTGTGGGCCATGTCCGTCGTGGTCGAGATCGGCTTTATGTGGGTAATCGAGCCGTGGCGCCGGGCGCGCGGGATCGGGCCCTGGGCCCTTTTGATGGTCGGGGGCGTGGCGGCCGTCGTGCGCTGGTCCCTCCTGGCGGTGACCCCGCCGCTGTGGGCGCTATGGCCGCTTCAAGGCCTGCACGCGCTGACGTTCGCGGCGACCTATCTGGGCGGGGTCGAGATCGTCGAGCGCCTGGCCCCCGCCGGCCAGCACACGGCGGCCCAGACCCTGAATTCCGTCATGGCGTCGGGCGTGCTGATCGGCCTGGCGACCCTGTCGGCCGGGCCGCTCTATGACCGGTTCGGGACCCTGGGGTATCTCTCCATGACCGGCCTGGCATTGGTCGGCCTGATCGCGGGATGGCGGCTGAAGGGCGTCCTGGCGGTCAGCTGA